The genomic DNA TTATTTGCTAAATTAGGTAATTAAAACACGCAACGAAATCATACAAAAACACGTTAACTTTAATGTTAGAGCAAGTTTTCAGAAATGGATAAAGTTAGTTTATTTTCGATTTTTTTTGTATTTTAAAAAAGTAAAAACCGAAAAACTATGTTGCCAAAATTCGCAAACACGCTGAATTCTCACTCAAACTCTGAATTGAATTCTGTCTGACTTTTTAACTGGTTTACGGAATCGATATCTGAAGTGAAAACTCGGATTTTCACTCAATCGGAACTTAGCAAATTGCGAAATTAAAAATTTTTAAAACTATTATTATGGACAAAACAATTACAGAATTTTCTTTAGGCTTATTTACTTGGCAAGCTTTAATAATAATTTCCTTTGGACTTTGGATTTTTTGCCTAATAGATATTTTAAGAAACCAATTTCAGAAAAACGACAAAGTAATTTGGGCTTTAGTTGTTATATTACTTCCATTTATAGGTTCACTTTTATATTTATTTATTGGAAAAAGTAAAAAATTAAAACTGAATTAATACCTTAAAAAAAATAAAAAATACATAGCTAGCTCTAGCCTACTTGCAAAAATCCTCTCGGATATTCTATGCGGTTTGTATTTACTAAATTAGTTGCTAAACCAACGCAAAAAAGTATATAAAAAACCTTAGCGATAATTAACCTAAATATGAAAACAGTAAAACGAATTCTTAAATTCATCCTTGTAATTATTGGAGCTTTGCTGGTATTTATCGCGGTGATGCTTCTAGTAGATAAACAAAGCACCAATTACTTAAATAGTAAAAATATTAAATCTGCTAATAATAATTCTTTCCTTATTACCAATGTTAATATAATTCCAATGAACCAAGACACTGTTTTAGTAAACAAAATGGTGTACATAAAAGATGGAATAATTCAAAAAATTGGAAATAAGATTGAAACAAATGGAGTTGAAACTCTTGATGCAAAAAACAAATATCTAACACCTGGTCTTATAGATATGCATGTTCATGTATGGGATAGATATGAACTTGGGCTATATTTATCTAATGGAGTTACAGCAGTTCGAAATTTATGGGGTATGCCAATGCATCTAAGAATTAAAGAAGAAGCAAACAATAACGAAATTATTTCACCTATATTTTTTACAACAGGACCTAAACTTACAGGTCCAGAATTTATAGGAGATGATAACTTAAATCTAAACAATCCACATGAAGCTAAAGAAAAAGTAATCTCGTTTAAAAAAAGAGGTTACGATTTTATCAAAACTTACTATGGATTGGATAAAGAAATCTTTGATGCCGTGATTGAACAGGCAAAAGTTTCTAACATTGATATTGTTGCTCATCCATCTCAAAAAGTACCATATTCTTATCATTTTAATTCACAGATAAAATCTATAGAACATGTAGAGGAAATAATTCAACAACCGCTAAACTACAACTTATTAGATACACTAAAATTAAAAGAAGTAGTTAACGATTTCTCAAAATCAAAACATAGTGCTTTTAGTCCAACTTTAACAGTTTACAACAACATCTATCAAATGCTTATTAATGATAATATTTTAGAATTAGAACAACTTCAATTCATGAATCCGCTTATTAAAAGAATTGATAGTAAAGCACAATTTGACAGATGGCACAGCACTAAACTAAGAGATTCTTCAATTATTAAGGCTATAAAGAACCAGCATGATTTGCATATAAAAATCATTAAAAAATTACATAAAGAAGGTGTTACTTTTATTTGCGGAACAGATGCTGGAATAGGAGTAACAATTCCTGGCTTTTCAATTCATCAAGAACTAGCATTCTATAAAGAAGCTGGACTTTCCAATTATGAAGTACTTAAAACAGCTACAATAAATGCTTCAAAAACTCATTCTATTATGAACAATATGGGAACCATTGAAGTTGGCAAAATTGCGAACTTATTACTAACAGATAGCAATCCTTTGTTAGAATTATCTACATTAAAAAACCCATCAACCATTTTTATAAAAGGTAGAAAATTGAACAAAGATTCTCTTGAAAATTTTGAAGAAAAGGCTAGGAACCGGAAAAACTTAATAGCATCCGCTGTAAGATATTTAGAGCACTTGATATTTGAAAAATAAAACACCACTAACAACGTGAATATTAATTGCATTAGCATGTTCTTATTTGGAAAATTGCCAGTAAATTTTCTATTAAGTTTTTACTTGCTAAATATATACCAGAAAAGAAAATACAATATTCATAAAGACAACACTAAAAAACCCGATTCATTTGAATCGGGTTTTTATTTTTACTTTTTCATATATATTATTATCTAATCCTGCTCTAAAAGGCTTAACTCTTTAATTTTATTTGCATTTTTATTAATTTGAAAAATAGGTTTTAAAAAACCTGCTAATTGATTAAACTCTATTAAAAAAGCATCATGACCGTGAATAGACTTTATTTCATGAATGTTTACATTTTCTTTTATTAATTTTAAGTCTACAAATGTATCCCAGTTTTCTTCAGCTTTAAAAAACATATCTGAATTAATTGTTACTATGTGTATTGTAGCATTAATTTTTGAAACTACTTCCTGTAATGTTCCTCGGTTTTTAGTAATATCAATGGTTCTTAAAACTTGATTCATAAACTTATATGCTTTAAGCTTAAAACGTTTATTTAAGGCATTACCATGATAGCTTAACCAATTCTCTACATTAAACTCATGAATGTTATATTTACTTCTGTTAAACTTTTTTGTTAACGATTCTGGTGTTCTATACAAAGTCATGGCATGCATTCTTGCGTCTTCTAATGGTTTATTAGAATGATTTAAAATCGCATCTTGAATGTGACAATTTGCTATTAACCAATCTGTAGATTTCCAGTCTGTTGCCACAGGTATTAAATGCTCTATTAAATTTGGTTTTAAAGCTGCTAATTCCCATGCAATTCCTCCACCAACCGATCCTCCAATAACCGCGTATAGTTTATTTATATTTAACTTTTTTAAAGCTAAAGCAAAAAGTTTTGCAACATCTCTAGCTATAAAATCTCTATAATTTTCAATTATGTTTTCATGTTTACCATCAAACCCATTTCCAGGAATATTAAATGCTAGTACCGTAAATTGCGTTGTATCTATACATTTAAAATCACCAATTAAATCATTCCACCAGCCATTTTCTCCTGTTACTTTAGAGTTTCCTGTTAGCGCATGATTAACCATAACAATTGGTGCACCATGTAAAGGTTTACCAAAAACCTGGTAAGACAAGTTTACATTTACAGCCTTACCAGATTTAGTTACATAATTAAGAATTTTTATGTAGCTTAAATTTTCCATAATTAATTTTGCGATACATTATATTCTTTTTCTACAGCTATTTTTACAGGTGTTTTATTATACAAATTATCTCTTACCGGACATCTTTCTTCAACAACCTGTAACCATTTTGTTAAAGTTTCAATTGACGCATTGGTTTCTGGAATTAAATTAATTTCTATAAACTTAAAACCTGCTCTTTCATTATTAGAACTTCCTAAAAAACGATTAGGATTTAATTCTCCTGATACTTCAATTTTTAAATTATTTATTTTAAACCCTAATTCTTTTGCTACCAATTGCCCAATAACATTTATACAACCTGCAAATCCAGCTAAAATGTATTCTACAGGATTTGCATCGTCATCTGTACCACCTAAAGCTTCTGGCTCATCAACCACTAATGTAAATTGTCTGGTTTTACCAATAAATTTTGTTGCAGATGCACTTTCTCCAATAACACTAAATTTTAAATCACTCATAATTTCTTTATTTTAAAGTGTTATTTTTTGTTTTACAACCGCAAACGCCTCTTTTAAATCGGCTTTTAAATCTTCAACATTTTCAATGCCCACAGAAAGTCTTATTAAATCTTTTGTTACACCAGTGCTTTCTTGAGCTGCATCGCTTAACTGTTGATGTGTAGTACTTGCAGGATGAATTATTAGTGATTTTGTATCTCCTATGTTCGCTAAAAGAGAGAACAACTTTGTGGTATCTGCAATTGTTTTTGCAGACTCGTAACCACCTTCTACTCCAAAAGTTACAATACCGCTTTGACCATTAGGTAAGTATTTATCTGCTAAATTTTTATAGTCGCTTGTTTCTAATCCAGGATAATTTACCCAAGTAACTTCTTCTTGTTGCTGTAACCATTTTGCAAGTTCTAATGCATTTTGACTATGTTTAGTTATTCGTAACTCTAATGTTTCTAATCCTTGAATAATTTGAAAGGCATTAAACGGGCTTAATGCTCCTCCATAATCTCTTAATCCTTCAATTCTAATTTTTGCAATAAATGCCGCATCTCCAATAGCTTCACTATATACTAAACCATGATAACCTGGTGATGGTTCTGTAAATTCTGGAAACTTACCATTAGTCCAATCAAAATTTCCAGCATCAATAACTACACCACCTAAAGATGTACCATTACCATTAATGTATTTTGTTAAAGAATGAATTACAATATTTGCACCGTACTTAATTGGGTTTAACAAATACGGCGTAGCTACAGTATTGTCTACAATCAAAGGCACTTTATGCGCTTTTGCGTGTTTAGAAATTGCTTCAATATCTAACACATCTAATTTAGGGTTTCCTAAAGATTCCACAAAAATTGCTCTTGTATTCTCTTGTGCTGCTGCTTCAAAATTTTCTGGATTTGAAGGATCTACAAACGTTGTTGTAATACCATGTCTTGGCAGCGTTACACTTAATAAATTATACGTTCCGCCATACAAACTACTAGAAGCAACAATATGATCTCCAGCTTTTAAAAGCGTTAACAAGGTTGTAGAAATAGCTGCTGTTCCAGATGCTGTTGCTACTGCAGCAATTCCTCCTTCTAAAGCTGCTAATCGCTGCTCTAAAACATCATTTGTTGGGTTATTTAATCTTGTGTAAATAAATCCTGGAACAGAAAGATTAAACCTTCCTGCTGCATCGTCTGAATCATCAAAAACATAAGCTGAAGATTGATAAATAGGAACTGCTCTTGTTCCTCCTGTTTGATTTACATCGTGTCCTGCGTGCAACGCTTTTGTTGCAAATTTTTGTGTACTCATTTTTCTAAGTTTTTTGAGTTAAATAAATTAAACCAAAAGTCAAATAAGCTTCGTTTGAAGCGTACTTAATAGAAAAATGTTAAAAAGAAAATGCTAATTGCAGATGGGCAATTAGTCTATAGTTATCTATCCAATATTTCGATAAATGAATCGTAATATTAAGTAGAATTTAGCACCTTCTTAGTAAATCTAAGGGTTGCTAAGGCTTCAGCGAGTCTATCTCTCCACCTTTCTTGATAACATTTCAGTAAGTGTTTTGAACTTTGTGAATACAAATATTGCTTCACAAAATTTTAATATCCAAATTATTTCAAGCTTTTGTGATTTTTTTATGAAATTATTAATATTATAGGTTGTTTTTTGCTAAATATTTATTTTTAATCACTTCACCTACAGGCTTGTTTTCAATTTTACTTTCTAACCAAGAAATTATATCTAAATATAAAAACGCTCGTCTTTCGTATGGATGATCTTCAAAAGTCTTTAATATTTTATGAAGTTCTCTAAAAGCATTTTTTAAATCATGAGGATAAATATCCTGTAATCCTCTAATAAATTTTATCATTTCTTTTTGCACCTCATGCAAGTCATTCATTTTAATTAAAAACTTATAAGTACTACGTAGCAAAGTCTCTAAGTGATAATCTAAGCCAGCTTCGTAATGCGCCACAAGGTTTAAAACACGAGAAAAACATAACAAATCTTCTCGCATAGAAAGTGATTTATTAGAAATAATTTTATCTAAATAAAAAATACAATCTTTATTATTTCCTGCACCAAAATGCAAACTCGCGAACTTATAATAAAATATCATTTTATGGTGTGGATCTATTCTTTCTTCAAAAGCAATCAAACCTTTTTCAATTTCTGGAATAATATCTAAACCAGCTTTAAAACTTCCGTCTATAAAATACTGATTGATATTATGAAAGTTAACATAAAGAAAAATTAAACTAGACACATTTTCATCTTTCACAAATTTTTGATTTGTTACCGTAGCTTTAAAAGTGTTTAATTTTTTTAAAAATTTTGGTTTATTACTTATAAAAAAGAGCGACTCTAATAAATAGTTGTTTCCTTTTAAAAAAAATACAGGATTAAGGTTTATCATACTCGGGTTTTGATAAAACAAATCAACCCATTTAGATGCATATTTATAACAATTTAAAAAATCCTGAAGCAAAAAACTATACCACAAATATGCCTTGTAAAACCATAGTTTTTCTCTAAAACCTACAGTTGCTAAATTTATTTTTGGCAACCTATCATTAAAGTACTTAGTTACACGCAAACCTTCTTCTTGGTTTTTTACGTAACCTGTTTTTAAAATAATACTATATAATTGCAGCGAAAGATTAGAAAGTTTACTCGCAATTACATTTTGATAACTTAAATCTTTTGCTTGTAATGCAAGCTCATCTGCTCGAGAACTTATACTTCTTGTTATGTATTGAGATTCAATAATTTTTTCAAGCTCAACAATCTCAAAAGCCATATTTTTCTCTTCGTTAAGTATAGCTAATTCTTTGGCTTTATCTAAAATTTTTAAACTCTGTTTATATAAACCTTTATGGTAAAGGATAGATGCAAAATCAAGCTGCTCTCGTATTTGAGAGCGAATGTTTTGATGAGAAGGACTTAGTTTTAAACTAATTAAAATTTGCTTGTATAAATGTGCTTTTACATTAGCCAATTGCTGCTTTTTAACAATTCCGCTTTTAATTATTACAACCTCATCATAGGATTTAGCTTTATCCAAAAGGTTAAATAAATTTAAAAATTTAGAATCTGAATTCACTCCAAGTCTTCCTACATAAAGCTTAAACTGTCTTTTTTCAGACTTTGTTAATGACTTTACCAGAGAAAATAAATTATCTTTTTGGTCTTTAGTTGTCAATTCAATTTTAAATTAAATTACTAGTAATCAAGTGTTTAAAAATCAAATTTACGTTTGAACATCGTAATCTATAACAGAAACGCCAAGCAGTTAAAAAATTCAAAATATAAATTCGTAAGACAATACTAAACTATATTTTGATAAATGTCAAATAACAATATTCAAATTTTTGATACAACACTTCGAGATGGAGAACAAGTTCCTGGCTGTAAATTAAACACTGAGCAAAAAGTAATTATTGCTAAACAGTTAGATTTACTTGGAGTAGATGTTATAGAAGCAGGATTCCCTGTTTCTAGTCCTGGTGATTTTAAATCTGTAGAAGAAATTTCAAAAATCGTAAAAAATGCTACTGTTTGTGGTTTAACACGCTCTGTTGAAAACGACATAACTGTAGCTTCCCAAGCTTTAAAATATGCAAAAAAACCAAGAATACATACAGGTATTGGCACATCAGACTCACATATAATTCACAAATTTAAATCTAACAAAGAAGCTGTATTAAAACGCGCTTATGCCGCTGTAAAACACGCAAAATCTTTTGTAGAAGACGTAGAATTTTATGCAGAAGACGCAGGACGAACAGATAATGATTATTTAGCAAAAGTATGTGAAGCTGCCATAAAAGCTGGAGCTACTGTTTTAAACATTCCAGACACAACTGGCTATTGTTTACCTAGCGAGTATGGCGCTAAAATTAAATATTTAAAAGAAAACGTAAAAGGTATAGAAAAAGCCACTTTATCTTGCCATTGTCACAACGATTTAGGTTTAGCAACAGCAAATTCTATTGAAGGCGTAATTAATGGTGCCAGACAGATTGAATGCACAATAAATGGTATTGGAGAGCGTGCTGGCAATACTGCTTTAGAAGAAGTTGTCATGGTGCTAAAACAGCATCCTTATTTAAATTTAGATACTAATATTAAAACCGAAATGCTTTATGGAATGAGCCAACTTGTTTCAAACAGCATGGGCATTTATACACAACCAAATAAAGCTATAGTTGGCGCAAATGCTTTTGCGCACAGTTCTGGAATACATCAAGATGGTGTGATTAAAAACCGTGAAACCTACGAAATTATTAATCCTAAAGACGTTGGTGTTACAGAATCTGCCATTGTTTTAACCGCAAGAAGCGGAAGAGCTGCACTTGCATACAGAGCTAAAAACGTAGGTTACGAACTTACAAAACTTCAACTGGACGATGTTTATGCCAGTTTTTTAGTTTTTGCTGATAAAAAGAAAGAAATAAACGATAATGATATTCATCAAATTATTGAAACTAGTAACGTCTACCAACAAATAATCTCTGCTTAAATGAAAAAAACACTATTCGACAAAGTCTGGGATGCACACGTTGTAGACACTATAAAAAATGGTCCACAAGTACTCTATATAGACAAACACTTAATACACGAAGTCACTAGTCCGCAAGCTTTTAATGAATTAGAAGATCGCGGAATTCCTGTTTTTAGACCAAATCAAATTGTTGCTACTGCAGACCACAATACACCAACACAAAACCAAGACCAACCAATAAAAGACGAGCTCTCTAGAAAACAACTAGAACAACTCTCTATAAATTGCAAAAAAAATAATATTACATTATACCAATTAGGCCATAAATATAATGGTATTGTACATGTTATGGCGCCAGAACTTGGTATAACCCAACCTGGAATGACAATGGTTTGTGGTGATAGCCACACCTCAACACATGGTGCTTTTGGCACAATTGCTTTTGGCATTGGAACCAGCCAAGTTGCTCAAGTTTTTGCCAGCCAATGTTTACTTCTTACCAAGCCTAAAAGCTTACGTGTAAACGTAAATGGAAAACTAAAAAAAGGGGTTTTACCAAAAGATGTAATTCTGTATATAATTTCTAAACTAGGCACCAATTCTGGTACTGGATATTTTTGTGAGTATGCTGGTAATGTTTTTGAAGAAATGAGTATGGAAGGCAGAATGACCGTTTGCAATATGAGCATAGAAATGGGAGCGCGCGGCGGTATGATTGCTCCAGACGAGACTACTTTTAACTATGTAAAAAACAGACAATTTGCTCCTAAGGGTGAAGACTTTAATAAAAAAGTTGCCTATTGGAAAACTTTACCTACAGATGAAGGCGCCACATTTGACAAAGAATACGCTTTTAATGCTGAAGACATTGAACCAATGATTACCTATGGTACTAATCCTGGAATGGGAATTAAAATTACAGAAAATATTCCTGCAGAAACTAACGCTTCGTTTAAAAAATCTCTTGAATACATGAATTTTGAAGCAGGAGAAAGCCTAATAAACAAACCTATAAACTTTGTTTTTATTGGCAGTTGCACCAATTCTAGAATTGAAGATTTTAGAGTTGCCGCAAATTTTATAAAAGGAAAGCAAAAAGCTAAAAATGTTACTGCTTGGTTAGTACCTGGAAGTAAACAGGTGGAAACTCAAATTATTAACGAAGGTTTAAAAGCTGTTTTTGATGCTGCAGGATTTGAGCTTAGACAACCAGGTTGCTCTGCTTGTTTAGCTATGAATGAAGATAAAATACCTCAAGGAGAATATTGCGTTTCTACATCTAACCGAAATTTTGAAGGTAGACAAGGTCAAGGTTCTAGAACCATTTTGGCAAGCCCATTAGTTGCAGCTGCAACTGCTGTAGAAGGAAAAATTATAGACATTACTAAACACCTTAATTAATATGGAAAAGTTTACAACACTACATTCTAAAGCAATTCCTTTACAGATTGAAAACGTAGATACAGATCAAATTATTCCTGCCCGTTTTTTAAAAGCGACAGATAAACAAGGTTTTGGTGATAATGTTTTTAGAGATTGGAGATACAACAAGGACAACACACTAAATATTGATTTTGCACTTAATAATCCTAATCATTCTGGCTCTATTTTAGTTGCCGGTGATAATTTTGGTTGCGGTTCGAGTAGAGAACACGCGGCTTGGGCTTTAACTGGCTATGGTTTTAAGGTGGTTGTTTCTAGCTTTTTTGCAGATATTTTTAAGGGCAATGCCCTAAATAACGGCTTACTTCCTGTTCAAGTTTCTAAAGCTTTTTTAAACACTTTATTTAAAAGCATTAAAAAAGATTCAAACATTAACATAATTGTGAATTTAGAAGCACAAACTATTGCTATTGAAAATACAGAACATGTAGCGCATTTTGAAATTAATAGTTATAAAAAAACCTGTTTAATTAATGGGTATGATGATATCGACTTTTTACTTAGTAAAAAAGCAAAAATTGAAGCTTTTGAAATTAGCCTTAATTAATAAACGCGTTAGTGATTGAACGGTTTGTTTGAGCTCCTTGAAAAGAGCGAGTAGTGAAAGCACGACCTTTAGGTAACGCCATAAAACAAAAAATAAAATTTCTGCTTTGCCAGAAAAAAACAAAAAGTATAAATTATAGGAAACTATTCCTGTTTAAGAAGTAAGAAATATGAAATTAAATATCGCAGTTTTACCAGGAGATGGCATTGGCCCAGAAGTTACTCAAGAAGCAATAAAAGCGCTACAAGCTATTGCTCTAGAATTTGACCACACGTTTTCGTTTGTTGAAGCTCCTGTTGGAGCAACCGCTATAGACCAAACAGGAAATCCTTTACCAGAAGAAACCTTAGATGTTTGCGAGGCTTCGCATGCCATATTATTTGGTGCTATTGGCGACCCTAAATACGATAACAATCCAGAGGCTAAAGTGAGACCAGAACAAGGGTTACTTCGTTTAAGGAAATCTTTAGGTTTATTTGCTAATATTAGACCTGTAAAGGCTTATGATGCGCTCATTGAAAAATCGCCTTTAAAAAAAGATATTATTCAAGGTACAGATATTAGTATTTATAGAGAGTTAACTGGTGGTATTTACTTTGGTGAAAAGCATTTAAGTGATGATGGTAATACTGCTTCAGATTTATGTTTATACACTAAAAGCGAAATTGAACGCATTGCTCATTTAGCCTTTAAAGCTGCAAAAGCCAGGAAAAACAAAGTAACTTTAGTAGACAAAGCAAATGTTTTAGAAAGCTCAAGACTTTGGCGAAAAGTGGTAACAGACATCTCCAAACAATATCCTGATGTTTCTTTAGACTTTTTGTTTGTTGATAACGCAGCCATGCAAATGATTTTAAACCCTAATCAATTTGATGTTATTTTAACCGAAAACATGTTTGGAGATATTATTAGCGACGAAGCGAGTGTTATTGGTGGCTCTATTGGTTTACTTGCCTCTGCATCTGTTGGAGAAAAATATGCCATGTTTGAGCCTATTCATGGCTCTTATCCTCAAGCTACTGGAAAAGGTATAGCCAATCCAATAGCATCAATATTATCTGCCGCCATGTTACTAGAACACTTTAATTTACATGCAGAAGCCGAACTAATTAAACTTGCTGTAGAAAAATCTTTAAAATTAAACATTACTACACCAGACTTAAATAAAGACCATAACAATGTATCGACATCTAAGGTTGGCGATTTTATAGCCGATTTTATATCTAACCCTAACGACTCTAACCTTAATTTTCACAACATACATTTAGGTCAATCTACAATTATATAATATATGCCTACACAGCCTAAACTCACTCGATTTAAACAAACTGTATTGTCTAAATACCAGATATACAATAGTATATTCATGACCCTACCTTTTGATTCTATTTCTAAAACAGGCGTTTTATTACCGCTTTTTCATGAAACCTGTAAAAACGGTTTTGAGAACGGAGATAACCCAACCACAATTGTTAATACCTTTTTTAAAAAATACCAAGCTAGAAGATCTAAAGAGAGCCAGATTGATTTATTGTTTCGCTTTATTCAATATATAGAACGCCAAGTTGTATTATTTGATGCTATTGAAGATGCCGCTTTTCCTGTAGTTAACAACATGGATGGTATTGGTACTTTAAGAAGTTTAAAGGAAACTGCCTCTTCTGAAAATAAATTAGAAAAACTACAACAATATTTAGAAGAATTTAAAGTAAGAATTGTTTTAACCGCGCATCCTACTCAATTTTATCCTGGTGCAGTTTTAGGTATTATAACAGATTTAACTGAAGCTGTAAAGGAAAACGACCTACTTAGAATAAACGATTTATTAGCCCAACTTGGCAAAACACCTTTCTTTAAACACAAAAAACCAACTCCGTACGACGAAGCCGTTAGTTTAATATGGTATTTAGAAAATGTATTTTATAAATCGTTTGGTAGTATTTACGATTATATACAGCAAAACATATTTGATGGTAAACATATTAATAACGATATTATTAATATTGGCTTTTGGCCTGGTGGAGATAGAGATGGGAATCCTTTTGTTACTCCAGAAATCACTTTAAATGTTGCAAACAGGCTACACGAAACTATTATTAAAAACTACTATAGAGATATACGTAAACTTAAAAGAAAACTAACGTTTAAAGATGTTGAAGAACGTGTTTTTAACTTAGAAACAGAGCTTTACAATATTATCTCACATGAAAAATCTACTTTAACATTAGAGCATTTTAGCTCAGAATTAGAAAACATAAAGCAAATTATAATTGATAAACATCAATCGCTTTATGCCGAAGAAATTAACAGCTTAATTAATAAAGTTCATCTCTTTGGCTTTCATTTTGCTAATTTAGATATAAGGCAAGATAGCAGAAAGCACAATCAATTTTTTAATAATATGGTTGATGCTTTACTTGAAAACAAAAGTGAAATATTTCCAAAAAATTACCATGATTTAAACGAAAAGGAACAAGTTAAAATACTCTCTAAAGTAAAAGGAAATATAGACCTTTCGTTAATAAAAGACGAAGAAACTTTAAAGGCTTTAAACACTATGAAAGCCATTAAAACCATCCAAAACACTAATGGCGAAAAGGCTGCCAACCGTTATATAATTAGCAACAACCAAACAACTTTAAATGTCATGCAATTGTTTGCTATGCTTAAACTTGTTGCTTTTCAAGATAAGCTTACGGTAGACATCGGTCCGCTTTTTGAAACCATTACAGATTTAGAAAATGCTCCTGCTGTTATGGAAGCACTGTACACTAATCCAGAATATGCAGCACATTTAAAATCTAGAGGAAACAAACAAACTATAATGCTTGGGTTTAGCGATGGTACAAAAGATGGTGGATATCTTATGGCAAATTGGGCTATTTATAAAGCAAAAGAAAATCT from Lacinutrix sp. 5H-3-7-4 includes the following:
- the leuD gene encoding 3-isopropylmalate dehydratase small subunit, whose translation is MEKFTTLHSKAIPLQIENVDTDQIIPARFLKATDKQGFGDNVFRDWRYNKDNTLNIDFALNNPNHSGSILVAGDNFGCGSSREHAAWALTGYGFKVVVSSFFADIFKGNALNNGLLPVQVSKAFLNTLFKSIKKDSNINIIVNLEAQTIAIENTEHVAHFEINSYKKTCLINGYDDIDFLLSKKAKIEAFEISLN
- the leuB gene encoding 3-isopropylmalate dehydrogenase, yielding MKLNIAVLPGDGIGPEVTQEAIKALQAIALEFDHTFSFVEAPVGATAIDQTGNPLPEETLDVCEASHAILFGAIGDPKYDNNPEAKVRPEQGLLRLRKSLGLFANIRPVKAYDALIEKSPLKKDIIQGTDISIYRELTGGIYFGEKHLSDDGNTASDLCLYTKSEIERIAHLAFKAAKARKNKVTLVDKANVLESSRLWRKVVTDISKQYPDVSLDFLFVDNAAMQMILNPNQFDVILTENMFGDIISDEASVIGGSIGLLASASVGEKYAMFEPIHGSYPQATGKGIANPIASILSAAMLLEHFNLHAEAELIKLAVEKSLKLNITTPDLNKDHNNVSTSKVGDFIADFISNPNDSNLNFHNIHLGQSTII
- a CDS encoding phosphoenolpyruvate carboxylase, which produces MPTQPKLTRFKQTVLSKYQIYNSIFMTLPFDSISKTGVLLPLFHETCKNGFENGDNPTTIVNTFFKKYQARRSKESQIDLLFRFIQYIERQVVLFDAIEDAAFPVVNNMDGIGTLRSLKETASSENKLEKLQQYLEEFKVRIVLTAHPTQFYPGAVLGIITDLTEAVKENDLLRINDLLAQLGKTPFFKHKKPTPYDEAVSLIWYLENVFYKSFGSIYDYIQQNIFDGKHINNDIINIGFWPGGDRDGNPFVTPEITLNVANRLHETIIKNYYRDIRKLKRKLTFKDVEERVFNLETELYNIISHEKSTLTLEHFSSELENIKQIIIDKHQSLYAEEINSLINKVHLFGFHFANLDIRQDSRKHNQFFNNMVDALLENKSEIFPKNYHDLNEKEQVKILSKVKGNIDLSLIKDEETLKALNTMKAIKTIQNTNGEKAANRYIISNNQTTLNVMQLFAMLKLVAFQDKLTVDIGPLFETITDLENAPAVMEALYTNPEYAAHLKSRGNKQTIMLGFSDGTKDGGYLMANWAIYKAKENLTAISRKYDVTAIFFDGRGGPPARGGGKTHNFYASLGPTIEDKEVQLTIQGQTISSNFGTLDSSQYNLEQLITSGIHNSFSDNDLSMLPENRVVMDDIANLSYEAYVAFKAHPKFISYLEHMSTLKYYAKTNIGSRPSKRGKAKGLVFEDLRAIPFVGSWSQLKQNVPGFFGVGTALKKYEDAGEFDKAQRLFKTSDFFKTLIENSMMSLSKSFFDLTKYMAEDPEYGAFWKVIYNEYETTKRLILKLTGYKELMQEEPAGKASIAVRESIVLPLLTIQQYALKKIQELEKAEVKDEEQIKIFEKIVTRSLFGNINASRNSA